The nucleotide window AGTTCCGAGTGAATCTGCACATCGGCCCAGGCCGGCAGCAGGTAGCCGGTGTTGTCGTAGGAGGCGAGGCCCAGAGTTACCTCATCCAGGGTGCCGTGGAAGCGCACCAGCCGCCGCGCCCCCGGCACCGGCAAACTCAGCAGCTGAGTGAGCTTGCCGCCCGCAAAGTCCAGCAGCAGCACTTCCTTCGGGTGGTCGATTTCCGAGAAAGACAGCGGGATAGGGGAGCCGGAGTAGCGGATATGCTCCCGCCCACCCACGCGCTGCGGGCGGTGCAGGTGGCCCAGCGCCACGTAGTCGAACACCGCCGGAAAATGGTCGGCCGTTACCTGCCCCAGGTTGCCCACGTGAATTGTGCGCTCCGAATCCGACGGGGCGGCGCCAGCGGCGTAGAGGTGGCCGGTGGCCAGCACGGGCAGGCCCAGGTCCTTCAGCTGCCATACTTGTTCTACTTCCGACAGGCGCAGGTAGTGGTCGGCAATGCCTTGCTTGATGCGGGCTTCGCGCTCCTCGGCCGTTTCGCCGGGCACCGAAAGACGCACGTCCCGGTCGCGCAGGAAGGGCACGGCGCACACCACCAGACCGGGCTGGCCGGCGGCATCATCCAGCACCAGCACCTGGTCCTCAAAGCACTCGGGCACGCAGCCCACCACGTGCACGCGCAGGTGGCGCAGCAGCCGGGCCGGGGCGTTCAGCGTGGCCGGCGAATCGTGGTTGCCGCCCACCACCACGATGTCGCGGCAGTTGGTTTTCTGCATATTCAGCAGAAAGCTGTAGTACAGCTCCAGGGCCTGGTTGGAAGGCGA belongs to Hymenobacter sp. J193 and includes:
- the sbcD gene encoding exonuclease subunit SbcD, which encodes MRVLHTADWHLGQRFIQGHERTEEHRHFLNWLVQTIQEQQVEVLVVAGDVFDTGSPSNQALELYYSFLLNMQKTNCRDIVVVGGNHDSPATLNAPARLLRHLRVHVVGCVPECFEDQVLVLDDAAGQPGLVVCAVPFLRDRDVRLSVPGETAEEREARIKQGIADHYLRLSEVEQVWQLKDLGLPVLATGHLYAAGAAPSDSERTIHVGNLGQVTADHFPAVFDYVALGHLHRPQRVGGREHIRYSGSPIPLSFSEIDHPKEVLLLDFAGGKLTQLLSLPVPGARRLVRFHGTLDEVTLGLASYDNTGYLLPAWADVQIHSELTQLEVADALLKVIQELDRKQLEVLARRHFRLIKLRALGQDEEEADASLTRSLHDFTEREVFEQRLEAEPEASRAELLRTFDELLERM